From Pseudomonas hefeiensis, one genomic window encodes:
- a CDS encoding DUF1493 family protein: protein MHLAPDFPDDHAMRQLMELLHEEIGLPERKTLRLDTAINLDLGCDGADARHLMEALEERFAIELIDYDAYRYFQPEGFDVFQKRRAKGRGSKTPLTIGMLYKAIKAQRWDTQEVEEV, encoded by the coding sequence ATGCACCTCGCCCCAGACTTCCCCGACGATCACGCCATGCGCCAGCTCATGGAATTGCTCCACGAAGAAATCGGCCTGCCGGAGCGCAAGACCCTTCGCCTGGACACGGCGATCAATCTCGATCTTGGCTGCGATGGCGCGGATGCTCGGCATCTGATGGAGGCCTTGGAGGAGCGGTTCGCCATCGAGCTCATCGACTACGACGCCTACCGCTATTTTCAGCCTGAAGGATTTGATGTATTTCAAAAGCGCAGGGCCAAGGGCCGTGGCAGCAAGACTCCGCTGACCATTGGAATGCTCTACAAGGCAATCAAGGCTCAGCGCTGGGATACGCAGGAAGTGGAAGAGGTGTAG
- a CDS encoding RecQ family ATP-dependent DNA helicase produces MHSTLEQVFGYPQFRPGQEAAIGAVLAGRSAAAIFPTGSGKSLCYQLSALLLPHLTLVVSPLLALMQDQLAFLQRHGIACATIDSAQSRDEANDAMARARSGELKILMISVERLKNERFRNFLQQVPISLLVVDEAHCISEWGHNFRPDYLKLPDYQHEFNIPQVLLLTATATPKVIADMQAKFAIAAADVVTTGFYRPNLNLLVEPVSGADKRARLVQWLGERAGQPSIVYVTLQRTAEQIAEHLSRHGIGAEAYHAGLPHEQRETIQRRFMGGQSNCIVATIAFGMGIDKSDIRNVVHFDLPKSIENYSQEIGRAGRDGQPSDCLVLANRDSLNVLENFVYGDTPELVGIRCVLDELKAAAADGQWEFLLGPLADKSNIRQLPLKTLLVQLELRRLIAPRYAYFAEYRFKFLIEPQVLLEHFEGERRDFVSAIIQTSSRARTWATVDFDGMYQQYHAERNRVVKALDYFQEKGWIELESKQMTEVYNVLEAGFDVQALSAELHDYFTRHERGEIARIHAMLELFATDRCLGYRLAQYFGDENAPQRCGHCSVCDGHVARLPEPPALSLLVDRDFDALCSDFINRHEQHTGSVPSAERMTRFLCGISVPLFTKLKARTIPGYAQLEDYPYAEVRRWVQAAL; encoded by the coding sequence ATGCACAGCACCCTGGAACAGGTTTTCGGTTATCCACAGTTTCGTCCCGGTCAGGAGGCGGCCATTGGCGCCGTGCTGGCCGGTCGGTCGGCGGCGGCCATTTTTCCCACCGGCTCGGGCAAGTCCCTGTGTTATCAACTGTCGGCCCTGCTATTGCCGCACCTGACCCTGGTGGTCTCGCCGTTGCTGGCGCTGATGCAGGACCAACTGGCGTTCCTGCAGCGCCACGGCATTGCGTGCGCCACTATCGATTCGGCCCAGAGCCGTGATGAAGCCAACGACGCCATGGCAAGGGCCCGTTCGGGTGAGTTGAAGATTTTGATGATTTCTGTGGAGCGCCTGAAGAACGAGCGCTTTCGCAATTTCCTGCAGCAGGTGCCGATCTCGTTGCTGGTGGTGGACGAAGCCCACTGCATTTCGGAATGGGGGCATAACTTCCGACCGGACTACCTCAAGCTTCCCGATTACCAGCATGAGTTCAATATTCCTCAGGTATTGCTGCTGACGGCCACCGCCACACCCAAGGTCATCGCCGACATGCAGGCGAAATTCGCCATCGCTGCCGCCGATGTAGTGACGACCGGTTTCTACCGGCCCAACCTCAATCTGCTGGTCGAGCCGGTGAGTGGTGCCGACAAGCGCGCACGGCTGGTGCAATGGCTGGGCGAGCGAGCCGGGCAACCGAGCATTGTCTATGTCACCTTGCAGCGAACCGCCGAGCAGATTGCCGAGCATCTGAGCAGGCATGGAATTGGGGCCGAGGCTTATCACGCCGGCTTACCTCATGAACAACGCGAAACCATCCAGCGACGGTTCATGGGCGGCCAGTCCAATTGCATCGTCGCGACCATCGCTTTCGGCATGGGCATCGACAAGAGTGATATCCGCAACGTGGTGCATTTCGACCTGCCTAAATCCATCGAGAACTACAGTCAGGAGATCGGTCGGGCCGGGCGGGACGGGCAGCCGTCCGATTGCCTGGTGCTGGCCAACCGCGACAGCCTCAACGTGTTGGAAAACTTTGTTTATGGCGATACGCCGGAGCTTGTGGGTATTCGTTGCGTGCTCGACGAGTTGAAGGCCGCAGCTGCCGATGGGCAATGGGAGTTTTTGCTGGGGCCGCTGGCGGACAAGAGCAACATCCGCCAACTGCCGCTCAAGACGTTGCTGGTGCAGCTGGAGCTACGTCGGCTGATCGCACCGCGTTATGCCTATTTCGCGGAGTATCGCTTCAAGTTCCTGATCGAGCCACAGGTGCTGCTGGAGCACTTCGAAGGTGAGCGAAGGGACTTCGTCTCGGCCATCATCCAGACCTCCAGCCGCGCCAGAACCTGGGCCACGGTGGATTTCGACGGGATGTACCAGCAGTATCACGCCGAGCGTAACCGCGTGGTCAAGGCGCTGGATTACTTTCAGGAAAAGGGCTGGATCGAGCTGGAAAGCAAGCAGATGACCGAGGTGTATAACGTGCTTGAAGCAGGGTTCGACGTTCAGGCGCTGAGTGCCGAGTTGCACGACTATTTCACCCGGCACGAGCGTGGGGAAATCGCGCGGATCCACGCCATGCTCGAGCTGTTCGCCACTGATCGTTGCCTCGGTTATCGGTTGGCGCAGTATTTCGGCGATGAAAATGCTCCGCAGCGCTGTGGTCATTGTTCGGTGTGCGACGGACATGTCGCTCGTCTGCCGGAACCACCGGCACTGTCGTTACTGGTCGATAGAGACTTCGACGCACTGTGTAGCGACTTTATCAACAGGCACGAGCAACATACCGGCAGTGTGCCGTCTGCGGAACGGATGACCCGGTTCCTGTGCGGCATCAGCGTCCCGTTGTTCACCAAGCTGAAGGCGCGGACGATTCCAGGCTATGCGCAACTGGAGGATTACCCATACGCCGAAGTTCGCCGCTGGGTTCAAGCCGCTTTGTGA
- a CDS encoding 3-hydroxyacyl-CoA dehydrogenase encodes MSQTPFDIQRAAVVGAGTMGRGIVMCLANAGVTVQWVDNNPQMLEQALAAVADTYAHNVRQGRIDQGEADARIARVTRADDYAAIRDVDLVIEAVYENLELKQKIFRELDGLLKPEAILASNTSALDIDAIAAVTRRPSQVLGLHFFSPAHIMKLLEIVRGAQTSQAVLDAALALGKRMGKVSVVSGNCHGFIGNRMLHPYVLEARKMLLEGAFPHQVDAALQGFGFAMGPFRMYDVVGIDLEWRARELAGKGQDAPEVQVDNRLCELGRFGQKSGNGYYHYEAGSRQAEHDVEVDALVQQVSEALGFQRREIGPEEVLERCLLALVNEGAKILQEGIAESAHDIDLVYLNGYGFPVDKGGPMAWADRQGLEDIHARLLELETKQGDQWKPARLIGELAAQGKGFAQCQASIPAQRKNH; translated from the coding sequence ATGAGCCAGACACCTTTCGATATTCAGCGCGCCGCCGTGGTCGGTGCAGGCACTATGGGGCGGGGCATCGTGATGTGCCTGGCCAACGCCGGCGTGACGGTGCAGTGGGTCGACAACAACCCGCAGATGCTGGAACAGGCGTTGGCTGCCGTGGCCGATACGTATGCCCATAACGTGCGCCAGGGCCGTATCGACCAGGGTGAAGCTGATGCCCGAATCGCACGGGTGACGCGGGCAGATGATTACGCGGCGATCCGCGATGTGGATCTGGTAATCGAGGCGGTTTACGAGAACCTTGAGCTCAAGCAGAAGATCTTCCGCGAGCTGGATGGCTTGCTCAAGCCCGAGGCGATTCTGGCGAGCAACACCTCGGCGCTGGACATCGATGCCATTGCCGCCGTCACCCGCCGGCCCAGCCAGGTGTTGGGTCTGCACTTCTTCAGCCCGGCCCACATCATGAAGTTGCTGGAAATCGTTCGTGGTGCGCAAACCTCCCAAGCAGTGCTGGATGCAGCCCTGGCATTGGGCAAGCGCATGGGCAAGGTCAGCGTGGTGTCGGGCAATTGCCATGGGTTCATCGGCAACCGGATGCTTCACCCCTATGTGCTGGAGGCGCGCAAGATGCTGCTGGAAGGGGCGTTTCCCCATCAGGTGGATGCTGCATTGCAAGGTTTCGGCTTCGCCATGGGACCGTTTCGCATGTACGACGTTGTCGGGATCGACCTGGAGTGGCGCGCCCGGGAACTGGCGGGCAAAGGCCAGGACGCGCCCGAGGTGCAGGTGGACAACCGCTTGTGCGAACTGGGGCGGTTCGGCCAGAAAAGTGGCAACGGGTACTATCACTACGAAGCCGGCAGTCGGCAGGCCGAGCATGATGTTGAGGTCGATGCGCTCGTGCAGCAGGTCAGCGAAGCGTTGGGTTTTCAGCGTCGCGAGATCGGACCCGAGGAAGTTCTCGAGCGTTGTTTGCTGGCGCTGGTCAATGAAGGTGCGAAGATCCTGCAGGAAGGTATTGCCGAATCGGCTCACGACATCGACCTGGTGTACCTCAACGGCTACGGATTCCCTGTGGACAAGGGCGGCCCTATGGCCTGGGCCGATCGGCAGGGACTTGAAGACATCCATGCACGGTTGCTGGAGCTCGAAACGAAGCAGGGGGACCAATGGAAGCCTGCGCGTCTGATCGGGGAGCTGGCGGCACAGGGCAAGGGATTTGCACAATGCCAAGCTTCAATTCCTGCACAACGTAAGAACCATTGA